The following proteins come from a genomic window of Achromobacter deleyi:
- the pcp gene encoding pyroglutamyl-peptidase I, producing the protein MTTVLITGIEPFDGETLNPSWEAVRRLDGTQVAGATLVARQLPCVIGKVVGVLRQAIEDTQPDLVICLGQAGGRSDISIERVAINVVDARIPDNEGRQPIDEPVVAGGPAAYFSTLPIKAIVRDLRRAGVPASVSSTAGTYNCNTIFYGLAHYIATERPALRGGFVHVPYLPEMAAHHPGQPSLALETLIEGVKVMVATSLAVTADIKTSGGALH; encoded by the coding sequence ATGACGACCGTATTGATTACCGGCATCGAACCGTTCGATGGCGAAACCCTGAACCCGTCGTGGGAAGCCGTGCGGCGGCTGGATGGCACCCAGGTGGCCGGCGCCACCCTGGTGGCGCGCCAGCTGCCATGCGTGATCGGCAAGGTGGTGGGCGTGTTGCGCCAGGCCATCGAGGACACGCAGCCGGACCTGGTGATCTGCCTGGGCCAGGCCGGCGGGCGCAGCGACATCTCGATCGAGCGCGTCGCGATCAACGTGGTCGACGCCCGCATCCCCGACAACGAAGGCCGCCAGCCGATCGACGAGCCGGTGGTCGCGGGCGGCCCGGCCGCCTATTTCTCGACCCTGCCGATCAAGGCCATCGTGCGCGATCTGCGCCGCGCGGGCGTGCCGGCGTCGGTGTCGTCGACGGCGGGCACCTACAACTGCAACACCATCTTCTATGGCCTGGCGCACTACATCGCCACCGAGCGCCCGGCGTTGCGCGGCGGCTTCGTGCACGTGCCGTACCTGCCGGAGATGGCGGCCCATCACCCCGGCCAGCCCAGCCTGGCGCTGGAGACGCTGATCGAGGGCGTGAAGGTGATGGTGGCGACCTCGCTGGCGGTGACGGCGGACATCAAGACCAGCGGCGGCGCGCTGCATTGA
- a CDS encoding alpha/beta fold hydrolase — translation MDTFKDADAFALDGVPFRHRQVRVDGLGYHVVEGGAGPALILLAGFPQSWYAWRRVMPLLAPHFRLYAVDLPGQGDSDKPLDGYDTRTAGERLRALFHTLGLTRYALAGHDIGAWIAYPYATRHADEVERLVLLDANIPGVTLPASFELGPDNWKRWHFLFNTVPDLPEALLQGRERVLIEWFFSRKTANKPGVFSRADLDEYERVYQTLGGLRGMLGYYRAAHQSAEQNRALRETPLTLPVLALGGEHGSAPDLHQALGPLARDLRGGVLADCGHYLPEEQPRELARRMLAFLA, via the coding sequence ATGGATACTTTCAAGGACGCCGACGCCTTCGCGCTGGACGGCGTGCCGTTCCGCCACCGGCAGGTGCGGGTGGACGGCCTGGGCTATCACGTGGTGGAAGGCGGCGCCGGGCCGGCGCTGATCCTGCTGGCGGGGTTTCCGCAGAGCTGGTACGCGTGGCGCCGGGTCATGCCGCTGCTGGCGCCGCATTTCCGCCTCTATGCGGTGGACCTGCCCGGGCAGGGCGACTCGGACAAGCCGCTGGACGGCTACGACACCCGCACGGCGGGCGAGCGCCTGCGGGCGCTGTTCCACACGCTGGGGCTGACGCGCTACGCGCTGGCCGGGCACGACATCGGCGCCTGGATCGCCTATCCGTACGCGACGCGCCACGCCGACGAGGTCGAGCGGCTGGTGCTGTTGGACGCGAACATCCCCGGCGTGACGCTGCCCGCCAGCTTCGAGCTGGGACCGGACAACTGGAAGCGCTGGCATTTCCTCTTCAATACCGTGCCGGACCTGCCCGAAGCGCTGCTGCAGGGCCGCGAGCGGGTGCTGATCGAGTGGTTCTTCAGCCGCAAGACCGCCAATAAGCCGGGCGTGTTCAGCCGCGCCGACCTGGATGAGTACGAGCGGGTCTACCAGACGCTGGGCGGCTTGCGCGGCATGCTCGGCTATTACCGCGCGGCGCACCAGTCGGCCGAGCAGAACCGGGCGCTGCGCGAGACGCCGTTGACGCTGCCGGTGCTGGCGCTGGGCGGCGAGCACGGCAGCGCGCCCGACCTGCACCAGGCGCTGGGGCCGCTGGCGCGCGACTTGCGCGGCGGGGTGCTGGCCGATTGCGGCCACTATCTGCCGGAAGAGCAGCCGCGCGAACTGGCGCGGCGCATGCTGGCGTTCCTGGCGTAG
- a CDS encoding Bug family tripartite tricarboxylate transporter substrate binding protein, which yields MMGNRRRSLLKAAFGLAGGVVVGAGLLSNMTGAAPAATDDATRYPSRPVKLIVPIAAGGSADKLARTVAQKLSEKWGQSVVVENQPGASSAIGNAAVAHARGDGYTLLLGGDALSLNALQPAKPLYDPLRDLRGVTKAVVNPQLLVVRPGLGVKTFQEFVALVRSRPGEISLALPGGNGSLQHLAVELLNERIGAKTNQIPYPGGGPATLDVLGGHVDAMLITLAAATENVRSGKLVALAVTTPYRSKALPEVPTMQEAGLADYAVESWQGFVVPASTPAALVERIHRDVVAVLREPETATLLENLGFAIAASTPEAVDQTVRDDIATYRRVIATADVKLQ from the coding sequence ATGATGGGCAATCGACGCAGGTCCCTCTTGAAGGCCGCGTTCGGCCTGGCCGGTGGCGTGGTGGTGGGCGCGGGCCTGTTGAGCAACATGACCGGCGCCGCGCCGGCCGCCACGGACGACGCCACGCGCTATCCGAGCCGGCCGGTCAAGCTGATCGTGCCGATCGCGGCCGGCGGCAGCGCCGACAAGCTGGCGCGCACCGTGGCGCAGAAACTGAGCGAGAAGTGGGGGCAGAGCGTGGTGGTGGAGAACCAGCCGGGCGCCAGCAGCGCCATCGGCAATGCCGCGGTGGCGCATGCGCGCGGCGACGGCTACACGCTGCTGCTGGGCGGCGATGCCTTGTCGCTGAACGCGCTGCAACCCGCCAAGCCGCTGTACGACCCGTTGCGCGACCTGCGCGGCGTGACCAAGGCGGTGGTGAATCCGCAGCTGCTGGTGGTGCGTCCGGGACTGGGCGTGAAGACCTTCCAGGAATTCGTGGCGCTGGTGCGCAGCCGGCCCGGCGAGATCTCGCTGGCGCTGCCTGGCGGCAACGGCAGCCTGCAGCACCTGGCGGTGGAACTGCTCAACGAACGCATCGGCGCCAAGACCAACCAGATTCCCTATCCGGGCGGCGGGCCGGCCACGCTCGACGTACTGGGCGGCCACGTGGATGCCATGCTGATCACGCTGGCCGCGGCCACCGAGAACGTGCGCTCGGGCAAGCTGGTGGCGCTGGCGGTGACCACGCCGTACCGCTCCAAGGCGCTGCCGGAGGTGCCGACCATGCAGGAGGCGGGCCTGGCCGATTACGCGGTCGAGAGCTGGCAGGGCTTCGTGGTGCCGGCCTCGACCCCGGCGGCGTTGGTCGAGCGCATCCATCGCGATGTGGTGGCCGTGCTGCGCGAACCGGAGACCGCCACGCTGCTGGAGAACCTGGGGTTCGCCATCGCCGCCAGCACGCCCGAGGCGGTGGACCAGACCGTGCGCGACGACATCGCGACCTATCGGCGCGTGATCGCCACCGCCGACGTCAAGCTCCAGTAG
- a CDS encoding transporter substrate-binding domain-containing protein: protein MKTRNISGRILQAAVALALAAGAAGAHADATLNKIKERGTVTIGVLANGGVFGSIDPATQQLVGWNPDLARELAKGLGVKAELVQVQTATRTQFLISGKVDLLIASMELNPERAEILGYAPTPFFRVGGAAATRKDSGIAKWEDLRGKPVCVSQGSSFARPLQADYGAVVKGYKSSSDSLLALRGGQCVAAVHDSTLIHPLLRSNPEWADYHAPIATEVLPANSVVWTRKGEADTIAAVDKVIQGWHRSGWLIATEKRLDIQPPQPLLQELHDKYKQGS, encoded by the coding sequence ATGAAGACTCGCAATATCTCCGGCCGTATCCTGCAGGCGGCCGTCGCGCTGGCCCTGGCGGCCGGCGCCGCCGGCGCCCATGCCGATGCCACGCTGAACAAGATCAAGGAACGCGGCACCGTCACCATCGGCGTGCTGGCCAACGGCGGCGTGTTCGGCTCGATCGACCCGGCCACGCAGCAGCTGGTCGGCTGGAATCCCGACCTGGCGCGTGAACTGGCCAAGGGCCTGGGCGTGAAGGCCGAGCTGGTGCAGGTGCAGACCGCCACCCGCACGCAGTTCCTGATCTCGGGCAAGGTCGACCTGCTGATCGCGTCGATGGAGCTGAACCCCGAACGCGCCGAGATCCTCGGCTACGCGCCGACGCCGTTCTTCCGAGTGGGCGGCGCGGCCGCCACCCGCAAGGACAGCGGCATCGCCAAGTGGGAAGACCTGCGCGGCAAGCCGGTCTGCGTGTCGCAGGGCAGCAGCTTCGCGCGGCCCCTGCAGGCCGACTACGGCGCGGTGGTCAAGGGCTACAAGAGTTCTTCGGACTCCCTGCTGGCGCTGCGCGGCGGCCAGTGCGTGGCCGCGGTGCACGATTCGACCCTGATCCATCCGCTGCTGCGCAGCAATCCCGAATGGGCCGACTATCACGCGCCCATCGCCACGGAAGTGCTGCCGGCCAATTCGGTGGTCTGGACCCGCAAGGGCGAGGCCGACACCATCGCCGCCGTCGACAAGGTGATCCAGGGCTGGCACCGCAGCGGCTGGCTGATCGCCACCGAGAAGCGCCTGGACATCCAGCCGCCGCAGCCGCTGCTGCAGGAACTGCACGACAAGTACAAGCAGGGCAGCTGA
- a CDS encoding transporter substrate-binding domain-containing protein, whose amino-acid sequence MNRQAIKWAAALALASLATAAHADATLDRVKQRGKLVVGVDGASPPFGLLDPATGKVGGFQTELGRDIAQRLGVTLETVPVTASTRVQFLQAGKVDLLIANIQWTQERSEILSYAPTPYNLVGGAAMVSKRSGIKRWEDLKGKVACVSQGSNFAKPLQDTYGAVVKGLRNIPESLLALKGGSCDASVHIQPALYETLHGPNGKEWEGFELATPDQLIPSPTVIWTRRNEADTRAFVDGVIRDWHKSGLLVRQADKFGVPADYLRQANRDAQAGKFDSAPPEAQAKP is encoded by the coding sequence ATGAATAGACAAGCAATCAAGTGGGCCGCCGCGCTGGCGCTGGCGTCCCTGGCGACGGCGGCGCACGCCGACGCCACCCTGGACCGCGTCAAGCAGCGCGGCAAGCTGGTGGTGGGCGTGGACGGCGCCAGCCCGCCGTTCGGCCTGCTCGATCCGGCCACCGGCAAGGTGGGCGGCTTCCAGACCGAGCTGGGCCGCGATATCGCCCAGCGGCTGGGCGTGACGCTGGAAACGGTGCCGGTGACGGCCTCGACCCGGGTGCAGTTCCTGCAGGCCGGCAAGGTCGATCTGCTGATCGCCAACATCCAGTGGACCCAGGAGCGCAGCGAGATCCTGAGCTACGCGCCGACGCCCTACAACCTGGTCGGCGGCGCCGCCATGGTGTCCAAGCGCAGCGGCATCAAGCGCTGGGAGGACCTGAAGGGCAAGGTGGCCTGCGTGTCGCAAGGCAGCAATTTCGCCAAGCCGCTGCAGGACACCTATGGCGCGGTGGTCAAGGGCCTGCGCAACATCCCGGAATCGCTGCTGGCGCTCAAGGGCGGCAGCTGCGACGCCTCGGTGCACATCCAGCCGGCGCTGTACGAGACGCTGCACGGGCCCAATGGCAAGGAATGGGAGGGCTTCGAACTGGCCACCCCGGACCAGCTGATCCCGTCGCCCACGGTGATCTGGACCCGTCGCAACGAGGCCGATACGCGCGCCTTCGTCGATGGCGTGATCCGCGACTGGCACAAGTCCGGGCTGCTGGTGCGGCAGGCCGACAAGTTCGGCGTGCCGGCCGACTACCTGCGGCAGGCCAACCGCGACGCGCAGGCCGGCAAGTTCGACAGCGCGCCGCCCGAGGCGCAGGCCAAGCCATGA
- a CDS encoding FAD-binding oxidoreductase — MTTAADDTLLAALRARLGADWVLTGAEAAPFLTDQRRVLHGQALAVARPADADGVAAVLRLCNAARVPVVPQGGNTGLMGGATPDASGQAVVLSLGRLNRVLGIDTDNDTITVQAGCVLAQVQEAASQAGRLFPLSLGSEGSCTIGGNLATNAGGTQVLRYGNARELTLGLEVVTAEGEVWNGLRGLRKDNTGYSLRDLYIGSEGTLGVITAATLKLYPKPAEQGSALAGLPSIEAALGFLSLARRRLGAQLTAFELIGRPVLELVARHVPDQPQPLPALAQPWYALLEVSANEAGAADALQRLAEAALGEGLLEDAAIAHSLQQAAAFWRLRDEAIGLAQARDGGNVKHDISVPVSRIPAFLQGAAQALRALDPGLRPMAFGHLGDGNLHYNVSHDPAGPVARLFANEARIHDLVHAQAHAQGGSISAEHGIGQVKRDALPHFKSPLELALMRRVKQALDPLNLMNPGKVLS, encoded by the coding sequence ATGACCACGGCCGCCGACGACACCTTGCTGGCCGCGCTGCGAGCGCGGCTGGGCGCGGACTGGGTGCTGACCGGCGCGGAGGCGGCGCCGTTCCTGACCGACCAGCGCCGCGTGCTGCACGGACAGGCGCTGGCGGTGGCGCGCCCGGCCGATGCCGACGGCGTGGCGGCGGTGCTGCGGTTGTGCAATGCCGCGCGCGTGCCGGTGGTGCCGCAGGGCGGCAATACCGGCCTGATGGGCGGCGCCACGCCGGACGCCAGCGGCCAGGCCGTGGTGCTGTCGCTGGGCCGCCTGAACCGGGTGCTGGGCATCGATACCGACAACGACACCATCACGGTGCAGGCCGGCTGTGTGCTGGCGCAGGTGCAGGAGGCGGCCAGCCAGGCCGGCCGCCTGTTTCCGCTGAGTCTGGGATCGGAAGGCAGCTGCACCATCGGCGGCAATCTCGCGACCAACGCCGGCGGCACGCAGGTGCTGCGCTATGGCAACGCGCGCGAGCTGACGCTGGGGCTGGAGGTGGTGACGGCCGAGGGCGAGGTCTGGAACGGCCTGCGCGGATTGCGCAAGGACAACACCGGCTATTCGCTGCGCGACCTGTATATCGGTAGCGAGGGCACCCTCGGCGTGATCACCGCGGCCACGCTCAAGCTGTATCCGAAGCCGGCCGAGCAGGGCAGCGCCCTGGCCGGGCTGCCGTCGATCGAGGCGGCGCTGGGGTTCCTGTCGCTGGCGCGGCGGCGCCTGGGCGCGCAGCTGACGGCGTTCGAACTGATCGGCCGGCCGGTGCTGGAACTGGTGGCGCGCCACGTGCCGGACCAGCCGCAGCCGCTGCCGGCGCTGGCGCAACCCTGGTACGCCTTGCTGGAGGTCTCCGCCAACGAGGCCGGCGCGGCGGACGCCTTGCAGCGCCTGGCCGAGGCGGCGCTGGGCGAGGGCTTGCTGGAGGACGCGGCCATCGCCCACAGCCTGCAGCAGGCCGCGGCGTTCTGGCGGCTGCGCGACGAGGCCATCGGCCTGGCGCAGGCGCGTGACGGCGGCAACGTCAAGCACGATATTTCGGTGCCGGTCTCGCGGATTCCGGCCTTCCTGCAGGGGGCCGCGCAGGCGCTGCGCGCGCTCGACCCGGGCCTGCGGCCGATGGCGTTCGGCCACCTGGGCGACGGCAACCTGCACTACAACGTGTCGCACGACCCCGCCGGCCCGGTGGCGCGCCTGTTCGCCAACGAGGCCCGCATCCATGACCTGGTGCACGCCCAGGCCCATGCGCAGGGCGGCTCGATCAGCGCCGAGCATGGCATCGGCCAGGTCAAGCGCGACGCCTTGCCCCATTTCAAGAGCCCGCTGGAACTGGCGCTGATGCGCCGCGTCAAGCAGGCGCTCGATCCCCTGAACCTGATGAATCCCGGAAAGGTCCTGTCATGA
- a CDS encoding aminotransferase class I/II-fold pyridoxal phosphate-dependent enzyme, which translates to MTESLFPGVFSRRARGVELSPIAAAGARAARLAAEGRSIVVLTSGEPDFDTPQAIKDAAALALAQGQTKYTPTAGTAALRRAVADGYRQRHGLPTEAANVIISNGGKQVIYLALAATLDEGDEVIVPTPYWPTFLDSVRVNGGTPVLAPTAEADGFKLTPQGLRQALTARTKWLILNSPGNPSGAVYSEAELAALAAVLREHPSVLVLWDEMYEQIWFEQAPAHLLRAAPDLAGRTLAVNGVSKAYAMTGWRIGWGVGPAALIGVLEAVQSQVSSGPSSLGQAAALVALQGVADDFVDNARLAYARRARLIVDGLGAVPGLSVAAPRGSFFAWIGVAGLIGQVRPDGGVIADDGDVVDWLLEAEGVAVVRGAAYGLSPYLRLSFAASDAKLAEAVTRIGRAVAALRPAALEAAA; encoded by the coding sequence ATGACTGAATCCCTGTTTCCCGGCGTGTTCTCGCGCCGCGCCCGCGGCGTCGAATTGTCGCCCATCGCCGCGGCCGGCGCGCGCGCCGCGCGGCTGGCGGCCGAGGGCCGCTCGATCGTGGTGCTGACCTCGGGCGAGCCCGATTTCGACACGCCCCAGGCCATCAAGGACGCCGCCGCGCTGGCGCTGGCGCAAGGCCAGACCAAGTACACGCCGACCGCCGGCACCGCCGCGCTGCGGCGCGCCGTGGCCGATGGCTACCGCCAGCGCCATGGCCTGCCGACCGAGGCGGCCAACGTCATCATCTCCAACGGCGGCAAGCAGGTGATCTACCTGGCGCTGGCCGCCACGCTGGACGAGGGCGACGAGGTGATCGTGCCGACGCCGTACTGGCCCACCTTCCTCGATTCGGTGCGGGTCAACGGCGGCACGCCGGTGCTGGCGCCGACCGCCGAGGCCGATGGCTTCAAGCTGACGCCGCAGGGCCTGCGCCAGGCGCTGACCGCGCGCACCAAGTGGCTGATCCTGAATTCGCCCGGCAATCCGTCGGGCGCCGTCTACAGCGAGGCCGAACTGGCGGCGCTGGCGGCGGTGCTGCGCGAGCATCCGTCGGTGCTGGTGCTGTGGGACGAGATGTACGAACAGATCTGGTTCGAGCAGGCGCCGGCGCACCTGCTGCGCGCCGCGCCGGACCTGGCTGGACGCACGCTGGCGGTGAACGGCGTGTCCAAGGCCTACGCCATGACCGGTTGGCGCATCGGCTGGGGCGTGGGCCCGGCGGCGCTGATCGGGGTGCTGGAGGCGGTGCAGTCGCAGGTGTCGTCGGGCCCCAGTTCGCTGGGCCAGGCCGCCGCGCTGGTGGCGCTGCAGGGCGTGGCCGACGATTTTGTCGATAACGCGCGGCTGGCCTATGCGCGCCGGGCGCGGCTGATCGTGGACGGCCTGGGCGCGGTGCCTGGCTTGAGCGTGGCGGCGCCGCGCGGCTCGTTCTTCGCCTGGATCGGCGTGGCCGGCCTGATCGGCCAGGTCCGGCCCGATGGCGGCGTCATCGCCGACGATGGCGACGTGGTCGACTGGCTGCTGGAGGCCGAAGGGGTCGCGGTGGTGCGGGGCGCGGCCTACGGCCTGTCGCCGTATTTGCGGCTGTCGTTCGCCGCGTCGGACGCCAAGCTGGCCGAAGCCGTGACGCGTATCGGCCGCGCGGTGGCGGCCCTGCGGCCGGCGGCATTGGAGGCGGCCGCATGA
- a CDS encoding amino acid ABC transporter permease has translation MIEQALQAWVHFFKPLGLNYSFVLDPGELSAFGHGLLVTLQLCAWTIPVSLLFGVLIAAGLTSGRGWLARPLQAFVELTRNTPTLVQLYCAFLVLNMLITQKLGGGSPITPFMWVVIVVALHKGVFHAEALRAGIEAVPSVTLEAARSLAFSRRQILAQVQLPLALRFALPALVNNLVDLVKMTAIASAIAVGDVTYESIMIWSHRDNVLELLLLILLYFGLLTWLVSVGGRWLETRLRMPGYGQ, from the coding sequence ATGATCGAACAGGCATTGCAGGCCTGGGTGCATTTCTTCAAGCCCCTGGGCCTGAACTACAGCTTCGTGCTGGACCCGGGCGAATTGTCGGCCTTCGGCCACGGCCTGCTGGTGACGCTGCAATTGTGCGCCTGGACCATTCCCGTCAGCCTGCTGTTCGGCGTGCTGATCGCGGCCGGGCTCACCAGCGGCCGCGGCTGGCTGGCGCGGCCGCTGCAGGCGTTCGTCGAACTGACCCGCAACACGCCGACGCTGGTGCAACTGTATTGCGCCTTCCTGGTGCTGAACATGCTGATCACGCAGAAGCTGGGCGGCGGCAGTCCGATCACGCCATTCATGTGGGTGGTGATCGTGGTGGCGCTGCACAAGGGCGTGTTCCATGCCGAGGCGCTGCGCGCCGGCATCGAGGCGGTGCCGTCGGTGACGCTGGAGGCGGCGCGCTCGCTGGCCTTTTCGCGCCGCCAGATCCTGGCGCAGGTGCAGTTGCCGCTGGCGCTGCGCTTCGCGCTGCCGGCGCTGGTCAACAACCTGGTGGACCTGGTGAAGATGACCGCGATCGCCTCGGCCATCGCGGTGGGGGATGTGACCTACGAGTCCATCATGATCTGGTCGCACCGCGACAACGTGCTGGAGCTGCTGCTCCTGATCCTGCTGTATTTCGGCCTGCTGACCTGGCTGGTGAGCGTGGGCGGACGCTGGCTGGAAACGCGCTTGAGGATGCCCGGCTATGGCCAATGA